ACCAACAGGAAATAATTCAAAAAGACCCCAGCATTGGGGTGGAATATTTGGGAACCCCTAAATGCACTCTTGACGCTTTTTTAGAATCAGTCGAGGTTGTTCCGCCTAAGCGAGGCTGGGATTTAGAAGAAGTTTTAAATACGGTAGTTGACTTCTGGGTGAACAATTCAGAAAATATCCAGTATTGGAACAAGCGGTTAAAGGATGCGGGAAGAGAGAATTTATTAGTTGCCAGAGTCGCTGATTTTAATTCCTTAAAGGCTGAATTTGAATCTTTGTTTGGGGAAATATAGATGAACTAAACTGCCTTACTTTCTAAGTGGATGTTTGAATCTTTGTTTGGGGAAATATAGATGAACTAAGCTGCCTTACTTTCTAAGAGGATGTTTGAATTATGTATGTAACTCTGAAATCTTAGATTTCTCCGCCAGCATCCCCATAAATTGGGGGACTTGAAGCGGTAACGTTAGAAAAAACACTTTTTAAACATCCTCTAAAGAATAATTGTAGGTTGAGTTTGTGGAAGCATCTGGGCGGAGTTTCTTAGGGGGCAGACAATAAAATAGAATTTCTTGCTAGGGCGCTAGGTTTTTGGACTCATCCCCTAACTTACGTGGGAGCGGAGTTTCTGGCGGATAACACTTATCGCTATTCCCTGCCAAGTCGCTTCAACCAGAATTAAGCTGTAAGCATAAGCAAACAGCCATTACTAGCCAACGTATTCCTTTAATAATACAGATGTACTAAACTGGGTTTTACCCAGTCCAGAGGTAAAAGCAGAAATGCTAAAGTCTTTGGTCAAGCGATCGCAACCGAGTTCTCGTGGAATACTTTGGCTTTCTCTTTTGGGCAGGCGATTGCACTGCCCCTACGACTCAAGACTATTGTGGTGGCAACAATGCAATAATTTGCTCCACAAACAGTTGATGATCGACCACTGGTTTAGAAATGTAGCTATCGGCACCGCTTTGCTTAAGGAAATTTTCCCGATCTCCCTCCATAGCGTGAGCCGTAACCAGGATAATAGGCAAATTAGCCGTTTGGGGATCAGCTTTCAACATTTGGGTAATTTTTATGCCATCAACCGACTTACCTTGGTAAACACTGTGTGCCAAGGATACATCCATCAAAATAATGTCAGCTTCTCCGGACTGGGCAATTTGCATTACCTCTTCTACATTTTCGGTATGCTTAACTGCCAAGCCACCTCGCTTGCTCAGAATCTTAGAAAAAACCCGAGCATTAATCGGATCGTCTTCTACAATCAGAACGGTTTTCATCGAGTTTTTCCTTTCATTGGTGCTTTTGTGCAGAGCCGTGGTCATAACTGCGTTTCCATCCTACTGTGAAAGGTTCTTTGTCACGTTGCCATTTGCTAAGCAATTTGTCATCAATCTCTAGATGCAAAAAAATTTTGTGTGTTCAGGAAATAGGAATTAAAACTCATGGCGAAACAATTGAACCTGCTGGCGACTGGACAGATCATCCCCACGCCTCTACACGCGGAGATGCAACGGTCATATCTTGAATATGCCATGAGTGTGATTGTCGGGCGTGCCTTACCCGATGTCCGCGATGGATTAAAGCCAGTTCATCGGCGTATTTTGTATGCTATGCACGAACTGGGATTGACTCCAGACCGCCCTTATCGCAAGTGCGCGAGGGTGGTGGGAGACGTTTTAGGCAAATATCACCCCCACGGCGACCAGTCGGTTTATGACGCTTTGGTGCGCCTGGTGCAAGATTTTTCCAGTCGCTATCCCCTACTAGCTGGTCATGGTAACTTTGGCTCGGTGGATAATGACCCACCAGCTGCTATGCGCTACACAGAGACGCGACTAGCGGCGATTGGCAATGAAGCGCTTTTGAGCGAAATTGGTGAGGCAACAGTTGACTTTATTGGCAACTTTGACAACTCCCAACAGGAACCAACTGTACTGCCAGCACAGTTGCCAATTTTGTTACTCAATGGTTGCGCTGGAATTGCCGTAGGTATGGCGACTAATGTACCGCCGCACAACTTGGGTGAGGTGGTGGATGGTTTAATTGCCCTTATCGATCGCCCTGATTTATCGGACGAAAAGTTATGGGAGCTGGTTCCGGGGCCAGATTTCCCTACTGGGGGCGAAATTATTGGCACGGAGGGAATTAGAGAAGCTTACAGCACTGGGCGCGGTATTATCCCGGTGCGGGGAGTGGCGACAATTGAGGAAATGCCAGCCAGTCGCGGTCGCCGAGGGCGGACGGCGCTGGTGGTGACAGAGTTGCCTTTCCAGGTGAATAAAGCATCTTGGATTGAAAAGGTGGCGGAACTGGTCAATCATGGTCGAATCGAGGGCATCGCCGATCTGCGGGATGAGAGCGATCGCGAGGGTATGCGCGTGGTGGTAGAACTGAAACGAGACGCCAACCCTCAAGATGTCCTCAGTAATCTCTACAAGCAAACTGCGCTGTGTACCAACTTTGGAGCGATTTTGCTGGCATTGGTAGACGGACAACCGCGCCAACTGACACTGCGCGAAATGTTGCACGAGTTTATCAATTTCCGCGAACAAACCCTGACTCGGCAGTATAGTCACGAGTTAGGGGAGGCAGAAAGACGTCTCCACATTGTGCAAGGGTTGGTAGCATCTTTATCTCAGCTGGATGCTGTAATTGAAATTCTGAGAAATGCTCCCGATGGTAGCAGCGCGAAAATCTCCCTGCAAGAACGGTTGAACATCAGTGAAGTGCAGTCAGATGCAATTCTGGCAATGCCAATGCGCCGCCTGACGGGGTTGGAGAGGCAAAACTTACAAGCTGAGTTTGAGCAACTTTCAGAGAGAATAGGAGTATTGCGGGTTTTACTAAGCGATCGCCATGAATTACTGAAAGCTTTGAAGAAAGATTTGCGAACTCTCAAACGTAAATTCGCAGATGCGCGTCGTACCAAAATAGTTGTCCCTCGTAAGTCGCGACAAACGGCTGAAACTAAAGAACGAAAAACTGACAAAAAAACCACAGCCGACAACCCACAACAAACAACAGACAATCCACAACCCTTAGAAGAAGTTACTCTGGAATTTACCCGCCGGGGGTATGTGCGGCGACTGTCAAAAAGTGGAAATAAATCAGCGTCTGGTAAAGGTAACGGTGGAAGTCGTCCAGATGATTTTGTGGTGCAATTAGAGCAGACTGACACTACAGCAGAATTAATAGTTCTGACTGGTGGCGGCAAAGCTTACCCGGTCAAAGTTCGCGATATTCCGCCCACAACTGGACAGTCGCGAGGCACGCCACTCATAACATTGTTGTCTAGTTCTGCTCAAGCTGCTGCTGAAACAATTCTTTCCCATTTTGTCTTACCAAAAGATCCGGAAAACGCCGATTTAATTCTTTTGAGCAAACAGGGGAAAATTAAGCGTTTACCAATGGTAGAACTTGCTAATATTTCCGGTCGCGGCTTGACGATAATTAAATTGAAAGAAGATGATGAATTGAAGTATGTCAACCTGACTAAAAGCGGCGAACATTTAATTTTGGCAACTACTGGCGGACGCTTGCTCAAGGTGGAAGTTACTGAGGAACAGTTCCCGGCAATGGGACGGGCAACGATGGGAGTGCAAGCATCGCGTTTGCGGCGTGGTGAGCAAGTTGTCGGGTGTGTAACACTGCGTCCTGATGATAGTGTATTGCTGGTTTCTGGGTTGGGTTACGCTAAACGCTTGCCTGAAAATACTCTGAGATTGGGAAATTTGGGCGACATTGGAACTCAGGTGATGCAGTTTACTGATAAAACTGATGTTTTGCTGGGAATGGTACCAGCTAGAAAGGGAGAGGCGGTAATACTGCTGACGAATCGAGAGCGAGTAGTGCGAAGTCCCATAGATTCAATCAGGTTTTGGGGGAAAGATGGGACAGGCGATCGCATTCTTCAACTCAGCGCTGACGAGAAAATCGTCAATGTAGTTATTGGTCAGTAGCTAATGGCTCATTGTTTTCTCTTTCCATTAGAGGATGTCTGAAAAGTCATCATCGAGACGCTTAGATGGTGGAGATCCCCCTTGTATCCCTCTTCTCAAGGGGGACTAAGACTTGATTCTCCCCTTTTTCTCTAGCGCAGCGGCTGGGAGGGATTAAATTAACTTTTGATTCTGGGACATCCTCTTAGCTATTAGTTATTGAGCCATAACTAATTAACATGAGCAGGCAAAATCCCGAAGGCTATTAATCGCGCCGGAAGGTCGCGTAAAATCGGCAAGCGGAGAATCGCTGGCAGTTTAAATTGCCGATTGGGATCGATCGCCGGGGCGATAATTTGCTTCTGGGCAAAAGACTGAAATGCCTGTATAGTTCGTGTCGGTAACTCGCGCCGACGCTGCACCGCCGCTAAATCGCTCAGTTTTAACTGCTCCGTCCTCAGCGGCTTACTCAGTACATTTGCCGCTACAACTGCATCTTGAATGGCGTAGTTGATACCAACTCCCCCGACAGGCGACATTACGTGAGCAGCGTCACCGATGAGCAGCAGCCCTGGACGATACCAACGCTTTAAGCGACTCGACTCGACACTGAGAAAGGCAATCTGCGACCAGTCGTGAAGATGCTGCACGCGATCGCTAAATTCTGGCACCACCTCTACAATTGCTTCTCGCAGCGCCTCCAGACCCGCAGCCCGAATCTGCTGGTAGCCACCTTTGGGGATGACATACGCAACTTGCCAGGTGTCGGAACGGTCAAGCATAGCCACTATCTTACCGCTACCAATGCGACCCATCAGACCCTCTAGGTCTTCTGGATGACGCGGTAAGCGGAACCAGAGGACATCCATCGGGGGTGAGGTGCTGATAGCTTCAAAGCCAGCCAGTTGACGCATTTTGGAGTGGCGACCGTCCGCGCCGACTGTAAGACGCGATCGCACTTCGTGCCAGCCACCGTGTCCCCGATATCGCACGCCCCGAATCTCACCATCTTCTTCAACTAGCTCCTGCACGTTTGCACCCAGCACCAGCACAAAGTTAGGGTAACGTTTTGCCTCCTCCACGATCAATTCCAAGAATCGCACCTGCGGCATTATCGTAATGTACGGGTAGGGAGTCTTGAGGCGACTGAAGTCGGCAAGCGTTAGCGAACCTGACGGGGTAATAATGCTCATTTGACGAATTTTGGTGTGAGGTAGCTGGAGCAAACGGTCAGCTAGTCCCAGTTGTTCCATAATCTCCATACTTGAAGAGTGAAGTGTATCCCCCCGGAAGTCGCGATCAAAGTCTTTGTGCGCCTCCAGCAGCATCACCCCAATCCCAAGACGCGCCATAAGTAGCGCCAGAACAGCACCCGCAGGCCCCCCACCTACGATGCAGCAATCTGTCTGCTGTACATCTATTACTTCGTAGGTTTTGGTTGTTTCCTGATTCTGAGTGGATGTTGTGTTGATAGTCATAAAAACAACTCCTTCTTGATTGACTGATTAATCAATAAATAGTTAGGAGTGAGGGATTCATAACTCGTAGCTTTTAACTCCTAACTCTTAACGCTCCTATTCCCCATATCCTTTTACAGGATTGCCTTTTTCCATGCCCCACAAAAAAACTTCAACCACAGTCGTCGCCATCGTCTGCGGGCTTAAATCCTGGGCATCAGGCTGTGGAAAAACCTCTCGCGAAAGAACGTAAGCGATCAAAGGGCCAATGAAACATCGTGCTGCTGCCCCTGGATTCATGGTTTGCAGCACACCTGCATCCATCTGCTTTTCTAGATAACGAGTTAAGAAGGCAAAACCGCGCCCAGGCCCAATGGTATTAATCATTTCAGCAACCAAAGGGCGGCGAGTTGCTTCACCTAACATCAGCTTCATCAGCGCGATCGCAGTGGGATTATCCACTATCTTGAGAAACGTGCTGGCAAAGAGGGTAAGCGTTTCCTGCGGTGGTTTGGTCATCATCTCTTCGCTGTGGGTGAGTAATTGCAGCAAAGGGATGCGTTGTTGTACTACCTGCTGGAACAGGTCGCTTTTATCCTTGAAGTAGTGGTAAATCAGACCAGGTGAGCCAATCTGAGAGGCTTGGGCAATATCTTTGTTGGTCGCCTTCTCAAAGCCTTTGCTGGCAAAGACTTCCAAAGCACCGTCAATAATCTGCTGTCGCCGACTCTCAAAGTCTTGCTCATCCCGTGCAGGCATGGTTCAATATTGATTGACTGATTAATCAATCATAAGCTAGCAGATAGCTAATAGCAAGCTTAAGCAGGATCTTTATTTTCGATTTAGATTTTATTTAGCTGTTGGGTAGGCAATGGGGGTAATACGGCTCGGATAAGCCCACAGGCTAAAGGGTGCGGCTACTGTTAACTGTAGGCGATAGGGGTTAATAGCCTACCTCAACGGCTTAGAAGAGTGTTATACGTTACCAGTTGGCACATCCAATCAATGTGCAACGCTGATTGTTGCGCTGCTTTGTAAGTAACCGAGAATAGATTGGTAGTGGATATTGATTTATCGTGGCAAAAGTTGTTATAGAGAACGTTTACAAAAGCTTTTCCGTTCGTAAAGGGGAAGTTGTCGCACCAGTAACGGCAGAAATGCTGACATCAGTAGATGAAGCAGACAAGTCTTCGCCCACTGGAAATACGAATGTCTTGCGACGGATTCATCTGACGGTGGAAGATGGTGAGTTTATGGTGTTGGTGGGGCCTTCTGGTTGCGGCAAAAGTACCCTGTTAAGGATTATTGCCGGACTCGAAGAGTTGACTGGCGGCAATATCTGGGTAGGCGACTCCTTGGTGAACGACTTACCGCCGAAGGAACGAGACATCGCGATGGTGTTTCAAAGCTACGCCCTCTATCCCCACATGACGGTTTATGACAACATCGCCTTTGGATTGCGACGCACAGGGAGAGGGGGAGAAGGGGAGAAAAACCCTTTACTCACTCCTAAGTCTTCTTTGCCAATTTGGGCGGAAAATCTGTTGGTGGAGATGACGCGATCGCTTCCTAAACATCTTCGCTACATACCCGAACGCGAGAAAGCGATTAATGAGCAGGTACGGACGGTTGCTCAATTGTTGCAAATTGAGCCACTCTTAAACAGGTTGCCAAAACAACTATCGGGAGGACAAAAGCAGCGAGTTGCATTGGGACGAGCGATCGCGCGTAACCCCCAAGTGTTTTTGATGGACGAACCCCTATCTAACTTAGATGCTAAACTCCGGGCGGAAACTCGGGCCCAAATTGTCAAGCTTCAGCGACAACTAGGTACGACAACAATATACGTCACCCACGACCAAACTGAAGCGATGACGATGGGCGATCGCATTGCGGTGATGAATCACGGTAAAATCCAGCAAATCGCCGCACCTTTGGAAATTTACAACCATCCTGCTAACCGCTTTGTGGCGGAATTCATCGGTTCTCCGCCGATGAATTTTCTCCCAGTACAGGTGAAAGCCCCTTTGTTAATTACCCATTCTCAGTTTCGCCTCACCTTACCTGATATTTGGGCATCGACACTGCAAAAATACGACACGCGATCGCTTACTTTAGGCATCCGTCCCGAACACTTAAGTATCGGCGTTCCCGCCCCTAAAAATCTACAGGTGCGAGTTGATTTGGTGGAAGCACTAGGCAACGAAACTTATTTATCTGTAACTTTGCTTGATTCACCCACCACATCTCCCTTACAAGTCCGAATCCCACCAGATAAAGAGGTGAAAATAGGCGATCGTTTGTGGTTATCCTTAACACCAGAAAAAATTCATTTCTTCGATCCACAAACTGGCATGGCAATCACCTCGCGTTAGTAATGAGTCATTAGCAATGAGCTAATGACTCATTACTAACTTTATTACCATTAGCTATTGATTAACTTATGACACTAATAAACGCCCGCAATTTATCTATAGACGATGTTCATCGTATTTTAAGATTTCAAGAGCAGTACAACGGATCATTCACACCTTTATTATCGCTAGAAACTCTGACAGAATTTGAACACCAAGAACTTGTACAAATTAGAAATGACCTTTAGCACTACCTATCAGTAGGAAAAGTCTTATAAGGACAAGTAAAGAGATGCTCCCAACCCAACAAAACTAATATTAGCTTTGGGTTTAATTACCTCAAACGCCACGCCCCTCAACGCGGGGAACCCGCGCACGGGGGGGGCTCCCCAACCTACTTGCTTCTACAAATTTGGTAATTTAATCCTGTGCCTGGTTTTTAAAAACTCTGTTTTTTCAAGCTTTCTATAACTTCAATCAATTCGTGAGGATTGTAAATTAGAAAATCTGGATTATGCTTGGCTAACACTTCTTTGGAATTAAACCCCCAGCTGACTGCGATCGCTTTCACATTACTTTTTCTAGCTGCTTCTATATCTCTAGTTTCATCTCCAACATAAATAACATCTTGTTGTTTGATTTTATGTTGTTTTAAAAAACTATTTATTACCTTGTGCTTGCCAAAAACAGTAGGAGCTGAGTAAAGAAAATCAAAGACTTCTAAAAATACGTTATTTTCCAAAAATAATGTCACATTATCTTGGGAATTAGAAGTAATAATTCCTAAAGTATTACCTTGAGCTTTTAGCTCTATAAGAGCTTCTTTAATTCCGGGAAATGGTTTTAGCTCTTGAATTTTATTATTTAAGCCTGCTCTAACTTTCCTCAGCAGAAAGGGTAACTTAAAGAAGGAAACGCCAGATTTGTGAATAATTTCTCTAGAACTTAAATTTCGGAATTGTTCTATATCCTCTAGAGTGGCTAGCTTATAACCAAATTCTAAGGCTAAACAATTAGTAATACTCACAATGGCATCGAACGTATCAGCAATTGTGCCATCAAAATCAAAAATAATGGCTTTTTCGGTCATCGGTTTGGGTGTATCTCAACTTGGGATAAATTTTGTTTTGGGTACCGCCCACATCTCCACCCTATTTTATTGGTTTAGTTGCCTGAAGCTTCTAGATTTGTTCTGGCATTGCGCCGCAACATCTCTGGTTTGATCCGCCGCAGGGCTGAGGCTGGAAACCGACGATCCCATTCTTCATCAGAAATTTCAGCTAGTTCTGTTAAAGTGGGAGCCACATTTGCAGGATAAGGCTGAAACTCTGCAACATCAGTAGGCTTAGCGAAACGCTGGTTCCAAGGGCAAACATCCTGGCAGATATCGCAACCAGCAACCCAGCCTTGTAAATGGGGGGCGATCGCATCCGGCAACTTTTGAGTTCGATTCTCAATCGTGTGGTAAGCGATGCACCGCGAAGCGTCTACCACAAAGGGCTGAGTAATTGCACCCGTAGGACAAGCATCTAGACAACGAGTACAAGTCCCACAATGTTCAGTATGAGGCAAGTCAGGCGTTAAGTCGAGGTTAGTCAAAACTTCCCCCAAAAATACCCAAGAACCGTACTCTCGCGTAATGACATTCCCGTTTTTGGCAATCCAGCCAATCCCAGCCTGCTGCGCCCAGACTTTATCTTGCACTGGCCCAGTATCAGCATAGTAACGTGCCTGAATACCTTCGCCTTGTTCTTGCAACCAGTTAGCTAGTGCTTTCAACTTTTTATGCAAAACTTTGTGATAATCCCGTCCCCAACCGTAACGGGAAATTTTCGCATATTCGCTGCCTTCGGGGCGCTGCTGAGGCGTGTAATAGTTGAGGGCAACACAAATAAGCGATCGCGCCTCTGGCATCACCAGGCGAATATCCTGACGCTTGGGATTCGCCATCCATTCCATATCTGCCTGATAGCCTTGTGCCAGCCACGCCTGCAATCTCTGCGTCTCTAAACCGTCTGCTGCCCCATCTACAGCCGCAATTCCCGCCTTGTGGAATCCCAACTCCAAGGCGAGTTGCTTCACCTGACTGCTGCTGACGGAAACTTTCACACTCATTTTGGATACGTTTTTAATTATCCGAATTTCATTCTAACGTCAATAAAAAACTATATAGTTTAGCTTTTCTGTACTGTTTTTCTTATAAAAATGTCTAATGAGAACATTTTGGGAAAATCCCTCTAAAAGAGCAGGTATAAACCTGCTTTTTTGTTTAATACTAATAGCGTGGTTTCTTCTTAAACTGATGACACTTGCCGACAATTTGCCCGCAACCGAATCTGTTTCTACCACTGAGTTGAAAATTGAAGGACTAAATGAGCCAGTGGTACTGCGTTACTTTGAAACGATGAACGCAAGTGACTTTGAAGCAACAGCTGCTTTGTTTGCAGAAGATGGAGCAATGAACCCTCCGTTTGAGTCGGCGATAGAGGGGCCAGATGCGATCGCATCTTACCTGAAAGCAGAAGCCCAAGGATTTACACTTTCTCCCCGTCAGGGAATTGCCGAAACTTTAGAAGACACTAATACACAAGTCCAAGTCAGCGGCAAAGTACAAACACCTGTGTTTGGTATCAATGTCTCCTGGCTATTTATCCTTAACCCAGAACATCAAATTATTTCCGCCACCATCAAACTCTTGGCATCTCCCCAAGAACTCTTAAATCTACGCCGCTAAACGATATTGTCTCTCGTTAAGAGTCACAGACTGAGAATGCCTACCGTGTTAACAAAGCGGCGGGTAAGCGCCGCTTCGTTAACACGCTTAAATTTGAAGAGGAAGGAGGCACCTCCCAATCGGCGTTCCGAGTCCCAGTTTGGAAACGAGGGCAATTTGATTACGCTGCTGATTGTTGCCAAGAAAGTGCCAACATCTCACGCCATAACTCTAGATCCTTGGGAGCGCATACCCAATCTGGGTGACTTGTCCGCAGCAGACTTTCGAGTGTTTCTTGGTCAAAAAGGTGCCATACGGGTGCGCCATTCACAACAGACGCTACGGCAAAGCAATTTTCGCTGATACAGTGAATTGTACAAAAACAGGTTGTCCGCTCTATCCTCATCTGCTCCTCTGGCTGCATAGCTCTAAACAGCCGGATTGTTTGCTTCCACTCATCCAGAGAGCATACATTTAAGCCAGGAATTGCTACTTTCAGAGTGCGATCGCCATTTACCGCAATCCAGTAGTAGCGTGCTGGATCGATTCCCTCCAGCCAGGGTGATTCATCATCAAGGCGGTAACGTGGAGCCAGGGGAAACAACTGTTTCATAGCGATCGCCAACGCAAAATTAAAATTTAATGTCTTAACTTTTTCAAATAGTAAATATTAATTAGATTAAATCAATTCTTCTTAGTAAAACTTGACAAACAGGTTTTTTCTTGAAGCTCCTTTACAAAGCTATCCCATCCCCATTGTCAACAACCAGCTTTAAAAGGTAAGCAAATTTTAGGTCAAAAGCTTTGCTTGAGTCCCCTGCGTTTAACTGTAAGACACCCTAATTGAATATTCCCTGATACGTCCCTAAGCTTTAGTTGCCTCTGGTAAACTTGCTTCCAGCTTCAGACAGTTGCGACCATTTACCTGTAAGCGGTATTCCACCCTGTCCATCAGTCGGTTCATAATTAACCAACCATAGCCGCTTTCCTGTTTATCATCCGGGTTGGGTGGTAGATAAGTTGATAAATCAAATCCCTGACCGTGATCCCAAATTTCTAGAGCAATATCCCGATCTTTCAGCTCCAGACGAATCAACACTGGCAGATTTGGTTGATCTCTATGAGCATGACGCACCACGTTTGAGTATGCCTCCACCAAAGCCAATCGTAAGCGATTCGATTGACGAGGCCAATCAACCGAGTCGGTCAGCTCAACTTCCAAACAGCCCAGCAGCCAGCTTTCGACAATCGTCAAAAACTTTAAGTCACTTGGTACGTGCAGCTCAGTTCTCATTTATTTAAAGAACCTCCAGAGAGAGTATAGTTTGGTCGTCTTCCTGAACGTTGTTCGTCTGTTCTCGAATGCGGGCTAATAAGTTGGTCAAATTGAAAGGCGCTGGCTCTTGCCTAAGAAGTTTCCAAAGACCATCTTGTGTCAGCATACTACCCTGGGGTTCTAAGCTCCCACCAACATCAGATTGACCCGGTTCGAGCGACTGAGTGACAGTCGCTTCGGTGATCCCGTCACTCGTCAGCAAGAATATTTCCCCTGCATTTAAAGTTACCTGTCCCTGCTTGGCTTTCCAGACTGGTAAAATCCCTAGAGGAATGCCACGAGTCTTCAGGAAATTCGGCTCAAGTGCCGAGTCCTCAAGTTGTGCTGATTGTTGCAACACTGCTTGATGCGACCATATGAGGGGATAGATGTGACCAGCATTGGCATAGACGAGAGTATGATCTGCTGGAGTATAACGAGCCAGCACCATTGTAATAAAGCAGTTAGTGCTGACTAAATCATCTGACATAATACTGTTTAAATTCCGCATTACGACATCTGGCTCCGGAGAAATTTCTTGAGCCAGTTCCCGGCGCAACACGGAAATCGCACTAGCCATAAATAATGCGGCTGGTACACCTTTACCAGATACATCTCCTACTGCCAGCCAGATGTCGCCTTGGGGATGGAAATATACTTCAAAAAAATCACCCCCCACTTCTCTAGCTGCTACGCAACAGGCTTGTACCTTAAGACCTTCTACTTCTGGCCAGCTTTGCCGCAGTAGGTTGTTTTGAATTTGCCGTGCTACCTCTAGTTCGGCGCGCATTTGCTGAGCCTGCTGTTGCGTGCGCTGGTAGAGTTTTGCCTGAGAAATTGCCAATGCTGCTTGTTCGGCAACACCTTCAATTAGCTGCACTTCTTGGGGTTCCCACATCCCATTTTGAGTGTCCTGATAGAGGCAGAGAACTGATTGCTGCTGCTGCTGGTAGATCAGGGGTACAACTAGATGGGTGTATTGCGTTCCTTGTTCTTCGCCTTGAGCCAATTGTGTTTGGTGAGTCTCAAGGGCAGCTTCCAGGGCGGAATCAATATTAGGGAATTGACTAGCGGCGGCATTAGGATCTTGGTATGAGAAGGCTTCGCTCGTCAAGCGATCGCCTTCTACTGGTCTGAGAATACAACGGCTTGCCTCAAATGTCTGACCGATTGTATTGACAACCGTTTGCAGCATACTGTTGTAGTCCAGTGACTCCCGAATGGCAGTTGTCACCGCATTAAACAGTTCTTCTCGTCGCAAAGCACGGCGCAGTTCGTTTGTTCTTTGCTTTAGAACCTTGTAGGTTTCTGAGGCTTGTTGAACTACTGCTTTCAGGTTCTCTGGGTTCCAGGGTTTGGTGATGTATTTGAATACCTGACCTGAGTTAATTGCATCCACCAAGTCTTCAACATCGGTGTATCCGGTTAACAGGATGCGAATTGTATCAGGGAAGCGCTCAACTGTTTTGCTTAAAAATTCCGTGCCGTTCATCTGGGGCATTCGCTGGTCAGAGATAATCACAGCCATTTCCCCTTCTGCCTCCAATACTTGCAGCGCCAAGGCGGCACTGTCGGCTTTGAAGACTCGAAAATCTCGGCGGAATGTTCGATACAGCAAATCTAGGTTGTCATGCTCATCATCAACCACCATCAGTTTGAGTTTGCTCCCTTCTGCCTGACTCATCGGCTCATACCAATTTTGGATTGTGGATTGTGGATTGTAGATTGTGGATTGGAAAAAAGGTAATTACTAACACCCCATTTTTGCTTTTCACCTCTTCCCCAGTCACCTCCTCTCCATATATCGCTTGAGGGTTAAGATTAAACATCGACAGCTTAAGGGTAATCCAAATGGTCATACTTTGTTTTAATACAGCCAACCGGAGACAACGCTAAAAGCGTTTTTACCCTGTCAGATGCCGCTGGTTGATGATTTGGTCAGAACGACAGCTGATAAAACGTTTAAAATGCAAAATTAAA
This genomic window from Funiculus sociatus GB2-C1 contains:
- a CDS encoding FAD-dependent oxidoreductase, whose amino-acid sequence is MTINTTSTQNQETTKTYEVIDVQQTDCCIVGGGPAGAVLALLMARLGIGVMLLEAHKDFDRDFRGDTLHSSSMEIMEQLGLADRLLQLPHTKIRQMSIITPSGSLTLADFSRLKTPYPYITIMPQVRFLELIVEEAKRYPNFVLVLGANVQELVEEDGEIRGVRYRGHGGWHEVRSRLTVGADGRHSKMRQLAGFEAISTSPPMDVLWFRLPRHPEDLEGLMGRIGSGKIVAMLDRSDTWQVAYVIPKGGYQQIRAAGLEALREAIVEVVPEFSDRVQHLHDWSQIAFLSVESSRLKRWYRPGLLLIGDAAHVMSPVGGVGINYAIQDAVVAANVLSKPLRTEQLKLSDLAAVQRRRELPTRTIQAFQSFAQKQIIAPAIDPNRQFKLPAILRLPILRDLPARLIAFGILPAHVN
- a CDS encoding ABC transporter ATP-binding protein, yielding MAKVVIENVYKSFSVRKGEVVAPVTAEMLTSVDEADKSSPTGNTNVLRRIHLTVEDGEFMVLVGPSGCGKSTLLRIIAGLEELTGGNIWVGDSLVNDLPPKERDIAMVFQSYALYPHMTVYDNIAFGLRRTGRGGEGEKNPLLTPKSSLPIWAENLLVEMTRSLPKHLRYIPEREKAINEQVRTVAQLLQIEPLLNRLPKQLSGGQKQRVALGRAIARNPQVFLMDEPLSNLDAKLRAETRAQIVKLQRQLGTTTIYVTHDQTEAMTMGDRIAVMNHGKIQQIAAPLEIYNHPANRFVAEFIGSPPMNFLPVQVKAPLLITHSQFRLTLPDIWASTLQKYDTRSLTLGIRPEHLSIGVPAPKNLQVRVDLVEALGNETYLSVTLLDSPTTSPLQVRIPPDKEVKIGDRLWLSLTPEKIHFFDPQTGMAITSR
- a CDS encoding response regulator; this encodes MKTVLIVEDDPINARVFSKILSKRGGLAVKHTENVEEVMQIAQSGEADIILMDVSLAHSVYQGKSVDGIKITQMLKADPQTANLPIILVTAHAMEGDRENFLKQSGADSYISKPVVDHQLFVEQIIALLPPQ
- a CDS encoding DNA gyrase/topoisomerase IV subunit A; amino-acid sequence: MAKQLNLLATGQIIPTPLHAEMQRSYLEYAMSVIVGRALPDVRDGLKPVHRRILYAMHELGLTPDRPYRKCARVVGDVLGKYHPHGDQSVYDALVRLVQDFSSRYPLLAGHGNFGSVDNDPPAAMRYTETRLAAIGNEALLSEIGEATVDFIGNFDNSQQEPTVLPAQLPILLLNGCAGIAVGMATNVPPHNLGEVVDGLIALIDRPDLSDEKLWELVPGPDFPTGGEIIGTEGIREAYSTGRGIIPVRGVATIEEMPASRGRRGRTALVVTELPFQVNKASWIEKVAELVNHGRIEGIADLRDESDREGMRVVVELKRDANPQDVLSNLYKQTALCTNFGAILLALVDGQPRQLTLREMLHEFINFREQTLTRQYSHELGEAERRLHIVQGLVASLSQLDAVIEILRNAPDGSSAKISLQERLNISEVQSDAILAMPMRRLTGLERQNLQAEFEQLSERIGVLRVLLSDRHELLKALKKDLRTLKRKFADARRTKIVVPRKSRQTAETKERKTDKKTTADNPQQTTDNPQPLEEVTLEFTRRGYVRRLSKSGNKSASGKGNGGSRPDDFVVQLEQTDTTAELIVLTGGGKAYPVKVRDIPPTTGQSRGTPLITLLSSSAQAAAETILSHFVLPKDPENADLILLSKQGKIKRLPMVELANISGRGLTIIKLKEDDELKYVNLTKSGEHLILATTGGRLLKVEVTEEQFPAMGRATMGVQASRLRRGEQVVGCVTLRPDDSVLLVSGLGYAKRLPENTLRLGNLGDIGTQVMQFTDKTDVLLGMVPARKGEAVILLTNRERVVRSPIDSIRFWGKDGTGDRILQLSADEKIVNVVIGQ
- a CDS encoding TetR/AcrR family transcriptional regulator, which codes for MPARDEQDFESRRQQIIDGALEVFASKGFEKATNKDIAQASQIGSPGLIYHYFKDKSDLFQQVVQQRIPLLQLLTHSEEMMTKPPQETLTLFASTFLKIVDNPTAIALMKLMLGEATRRPLVAEMINTIGPGRGFAFLTRYLEKQMDAGVLQTMNPGAAARCFIGPLIAYVLSREVFPQPDAQDLSPQTMATTVVEVFLWGMEKGNPVKGYGE